Genomic DNA from Fimbriimonas ginsengisoli Gsoil 348:
GTCGGGTAGCAAATTTCGTAGCAGTTTTCGTCCGGTATGCAACCGCCACTTGACGGTGGTGATGGGAAGGTCGAGGAGCGAGGCGATCTCGCGTACCGACCATTCATCGAGGTAGTAGAGCTCGACTACCGGCAGGATCTCGCCGGGCAGGCGGTCGAGTGCGCACCGAATCGCCTTCCGGTCGTCGTTTGCGGCTGCTTTCTCGGCCAGTGCCGGCGTGTAGGAGAGGATCACCGCGTCGATCGGCACCACCTCGCGCCGCTGTCCCATCGCCAGCCGGCGCGCCCGGTGCCGAGCGATTGTTCCGAGCCAGGCGCCGAATCGACTGGGATCTTGGAGTTGGGGAAGGGCGGCATAAGCAGCCAGGAAAGCGTCCTGGGCCGCATCCTCGGCTTGGTCCCGCGTTCGAAGGATTTGCGAAGCTAGGACGACGAGGGCCGGGCGGTACCGCCGAACCAGAGAGTCGAACGCGCCCAGATCCCCGGCTCGCGCCGCGACCACCAGCGTCGCTTCCCACCCTTCGTCCCATTCCACCACCTCCATATCGTTCCAGAGTCGGGCGGGGAATGGGTGGATAGTTTTGTTTTGGCGATGCGGTGTTGCGCTGCTAGCGCGAGGCTTTACCTAGCCGATGGGACGGATGGGACATCTGGGTCGCATGGGTCTCATGTGTCTCATGTGTCCCACTTGACCCATTCGTCCCATCAGTCCACATGCCACAGTCCACATACCGGACCGTCTAGCGCTCGACGCCCAGGGCTCGGTGGACTTCCTCTTGAGTGAGGGGGGCGCCGGTGGGGCCGAGGACGTAGAAGGCGGCGGCGGCGTTGCCGGCCCACTGGCCAACGCGGGCGGAGACGACGTTCCAGCCTTGGTCGGCGATAAGGCGGGAGAAACGGTAGGGCATCCCTCGGCCCCTTGGTGCGCGGATCTCAAGGATGCCGGGGGTTCCTTCGACGTAGGTGAGGGTGAAGATCCGCTGGACTCGGAATGGATCTTTGCCTCGCGCCTCCAGAATCTCTTCGACGGTCTTGCGCCCTTCCAGCACATCTAGCAGGGCGGCGCTGACCTGTTTAGTCGTCGCGGCGGGGACAGGGCGGCCGCCGAAACTGACGGTAAAGACATCGAGCGCGACGTGCGGAGACGTCGTAGTCGTCGACGCTCGAATGCCCGTTACACTGAGATCGAAGGCGTACAGAACTCCCAGTAGGCGCGTTAGCAGGCGGGGGGCGTCGGTCGTGCAGACGGTGATTTCAGTGGCGCTGAGCTCGCTGCGATGGAAAAGCTCGACGGTCGGCGCGCCTTGAATCGCCCGTTGAGCGAAGTCCATGTGAAGCCGGATGACGTCGGGCGGAGTGCTCGTCAGATAGTACGCCGGCAGGCTTTCGACGAATCCGTTTACCTGGTCGGGATCGGTGGCTTGGCTTCGGAGCTGACGCAGGAGGCGCTGGCGGTAGAGGGCCGGGTCGGGGGCGGGGGGAGAGTCGCTGGTCAGGTGGGCTTCGGTGCGACGATAAAGTTCGCGCAAGAAAGTGTCCTGCGCCGGGGTCCATGCGCCAGGGCCGACGGCGTTAACGTCCGCCCAGGTAAGCAGCGTGAGCAAACCAAGTCGAGTGGTGTCGAGGACGATCTCCGCAAACTCCCGGACCGTGTCCGGGTTCTCCAAATCTCGGACCCGAATAAAGCGGGCCATCGTGAGGTGCTCGCGCACGAGCCACTCCACGGTTTCGCCGATGCCGTCGGCTAGACCCCATCGCCGGCATAGGTCGGCGGCGATTTCGGCGCCGATCTCCGAATGGGCTCTCTCCGGAATCGCCTTCCCCACGTCGTGAAGCAGGGCGGCGAGATAGAGCGGCTCCACGTCGTTTACGGACGCCATGAGATCGCCGAGAAACGTGCCAGGATCGAGGGACTCCAGGTGCCGAACCACGCGCAGGGAATGCTCGAAGACGGTAAACGTATGGACGGTGTCGTCCGGCACCAGGGTGCGGCATGCCGTCAGCTCGGGCAGCAGCTTCTCGAGTAGGCCGCATCGGTCCAGGTTACGGAGCGTCTTTTCTCCGGTGCTGAACGCGTAGACCGCCGCTGGTCCTTGTAACCCTTCGGTTTGCCCGATCGGCAGGTCGCTAACCTCCAGCCCGAGACGGGTGGCGATCGCGATTCCGACGGCCGCGTCGCCCGCATCGGACGTGCCCACGATTCGCGCTTCTCCCTGAACGGATAGAACGTTTCGTGCCAACGAGAAGCGTCCCTCCCGTAGTTTTTCGCGGGCACGACGGTAGTGAGCGTGCAGGTTGTCGCCCGCCTGCACTACCTCCGCCATCATGACGCTCACGTCCATGCCGATCAAGTCGGCGATCTCGGCCTGGCGCTGCCGGCTGAGAAAGTCTTGATGTTTTTTGGCGAGGAGGTGGAGCAGATTTCGGTAGCGAACGATTGTGTCGAACGCCTCGCTCGGACGAGCGGGCTGGTCACCGATAGCGTTCCGAATCCAGTTAGAACAGTGGAAGCAACGCACCCCGCCCGCCCCCTCTTTGAGGTGTGGCTCGACCACGTACGGGGAATCGTTGAATTTGTCGAACATCGTCTCCCGCTCGGAGATCTTGGCGAGAATGAATTCCCCCGCGACGAACGTGTCGGAAAGCGCCCGGTCTAACGATCGGGTGACATCGTACGAGCCGGCGATATGGCGCATGTCCATGAGGCCGGTCCGGGTCTTCGCGTCGAGGCCAGGGGCGTCGGAGATCAAGCGGTATGCGTATCCGACGTCCAGCCGTAGTACGGTGCAGAAAGCCCAATGCAGGTCTTGAAAAAGCCGTCGCAACGCTTGGTCCAGCGTCGGCGCGGCTTCGTCGGAGGGGACGACGGTGAGGTCGATATCCGAATAAGGAGACATTTCCCGGCGGCCGTACCCGCCGGTCGCGATGATTGCGATTGGGGGCAATTCTGGGAATTCGTCCGTCAACTGCTCGTGGAGCAGCCGCACGATTTCATCGGCGAGATCCGAGTGACGAACGCACCAACCGACGCCGCCAGGACGTTCCGATAACGCGCGTAGGTGGGCTTCGCGCATTTCGGCGATGGCCGCGATCTTAGATTCGAGGTCGCTCCTCATGAGTGAACGATGTAGTACACCGGCTCATTAAGAACCAGCTCGTTCAAAGTCTGGCTGAAACTCCGGTCCATATACACGGCCACCGGTCCTAAAAAAATTCCGAGCACCGTTGCGCCGATCGCCAGATAGGCGCCGAGCTTGCGCAACGCGAGCCCGAGCACGTGCGCGGTACTCAACCGCTGAACCAACGACCAGAGCGGAACCGCGACGAGCAGCAGCGAAAAGAAAATCGCGGCGAGGCCTAAAAGGAGCGGGGTGTTGTAGTAATCGGTGGGCACCGAAAGGGACGGGAAGAGGGCGACGCCGGCGACGCTCCGGGACGTCGCGTATGCCCCCACCGCCAAGCCGCACATTGCGGCAATTACGATGATCAGAAAGGCGAAGAGCGGGCCGAGATCCTCGGGACGATTGTTTCTGGCATGCGACGGGCCAACGAGAAGGAATGCGCCGGCAAGGGCGCCGACGAGGCCGGCCCAAAGGTCATGGGTAAGTGAAATTCCAAGCAGGGCGAGCAACAACGCCGCAACGACCACAAAGAACGGGGATAGCTTAGGGCGAGCGCCGACCCGGCGGGTGATGCCCCAACCGACAAGCCAGCAAACGGCGCCGACGACGGCGGCAAAGGTCGCCGCACTCGTAAAAGTGGCGGAGACGACGGCGCCGGCACTCAGCTCCTGGATGAGCTCTTGGGGTTCTTGGTACTGGGTCAGAGCGCGCCACCCCTCGATCTGTCGAAAGATAGCCCGGGCGCGTATCCCTTCGGCCTGCATATGGGTCTTCGCAAGCTGATTGAGAAACGCGTTCTGCCCCGCCCAAAGCCGGCTGGGGCTCGGATCGTGCATCAGCGACTTGGGATAGGCCACGAGCTCGATGACATTGGCTCCGTGGACACCGATCGCGATCGATTTGGCTCCACTGACCATGATGCTGCCGTTTAGCAACGACAGGTATCGCATGCGCAGGTCGGCGGGAGTCTCTAGACCGACCCGGCCGAGCTGGGTTCGGGCAAACCTCTCCATGAGGATCGAGGGGGCGTCGGACCGCTCGTGGTAGACATAGGCGAGCTGCCAGGCTTGCTGGGCTCCGACCAGCTCCGCAAGCTTCTTTCGTGAGGCGATGATCCGGTCGGTCTGGTAGTCGTTCCAAAAGGTCGCGCGAGAGGCTCTCTCCCACGCGCGCTTGGCCTCGTCGTTGCGTCCGGCGAGGTCCAGGTAGACCGCCTTTTGCTGAGACCAGTAGGCGTTTTGAGGTTCCAGGGCTTCGGCGTGCTCCGCGATCTGGATTAGCGTCGCCACTTCGCGGGGAGAGAGGGTTGCCCGGTCGACGATCCTTTCCGAGGCGAGCTCGAGCCAAAGGCTGGCCCCTTTCAGATCTTGGGGAACCGGCGGGGTCACAGCGTTGGCGTCGATGCAGCGCTCTAGCCGCGAAGGGGTGACGTGCTGAAAAGTGGCGAGCAGAAACGGCCGAGAGACCGGGTGGAGAACCAGGGTGAGAAGGGCTCCGAGGAGAGCTCCTAGGCACGCCCTGGCGGCGGTCGTCATCGCACGAAGGTTGGGATGCGATCGAGCTCGAGTTTGGGCTGGGTCCGCGGCGTCACGTATCGTTTTGCTTCGCCGTCCGGAACATAGTCTCGATTAATCGACGCCGGAGTCGCCGCCAGATGGAGCGCTACGAAGAGCGCCACGCAGGCGATGCCGGCCCCGACCAGGGCGGGCGACCAGTAGTTCAAGCTTTCGCGCACGGTTTGGACGCGAAGACGGCGGATCACCCGGTCCTCGAACATGGGCGCGACCTCAGGCTCCAGGGCAGCGGCCCGCAGCATGTTCAGGGCGCAATCGGACGAACGCTCCTGCCGCCGGCACTCCGGACAGGCTTCGCGGTGACGATCAAGAAAGCGCGCCTCGGGCAGACTTAGATCACGATCGACTCGGTCGCTGAGGAGACGGCTAAACTTTTTGCATCCGAAGACTCGGATCCTCACTCGCCGACCGCCTCGATCCACAGTTTTCTGAATCTCTCTCGCGCGGTGTGGAGGCGAGACCGGACGGTACCGATCGGAACCCGCATCACTTCCGCAACCTCTTCGTAGCTCAGTTGCTCCATTTCTCTTAAGACAAGTGTAGTTCGGAGCTCGGCAGGCAACTGGGCCAAAAGTTTCTCTATAACGACGCGATTTTCGACGGTTCCGCCCGAATGGGGCTGCGCGGCGTCGAATTCGACGAGCTCCGCCCGTTTCAGCCGGAGTCGATCCATGCAAAGGCGCACACAAATTCGGTACAGGTAGCCGGAAAAGGCGCGGTCGTCCCTAAGCTTGGCGATTTCGCGGAAAGCCTTCAGGAACGATTCTTGGGCTACGTCTTCCGCCTCATGTCGATCGCGAAGGAGGTTCGTCGCGGTGCGGACAAGCCGGTTTCGGTGGCGGGCGATCAGGCATCCGAGGGCGACCTCGTCTCCCGTGCGGCATCTGCCGACCCACTGCCGCTCCTGGGCGGCGGTATCGACGGGCAGTGCGGCGGTGGTTTTGGCTTCGATCATGGTGCTGGCGTAAGTTCCCACTGCATGGTACACGACGTTTCGGTCTAGGCCCAAAGTTCTTGGCAAAGGGAGTTTGTGAGGCGTTGGGCGTCGGGCGTTGGTTTGCAAGCAGAAGAGAGTTATCTCTGGGTTAACGCCCAACGCCTAGCGCCCGCCATCGAACCGGTACACTTCGTGGCATGCCGGCGCCGTGGATCCCCGTGTGGCTCGCGGCGATGGCGAGTCTGGGGCAGGTTGCACCGCAGGCCGCTCCGCCGGGGTCGGTGCGAGTCGATGACGAGCTTGTCGTTACGGCCGAGCGGACCCATTACGATCCGCTGACCCAGACTTACACCTTCTCGAAAGGAGTGGTGGCGGTTTACGGATTTACGACGGTTCGCGCCGAGCGGCTTGTGATCCATAACGCGCCGGGCGATCAAACGGCGGAGGCGAACGGGAACGTTCGGCTGGACGATCCGGAGGCAAATCTGTCGGCCGACAACCTTCGGTTCTCGTGGAAGACCGACGCTCGTACCGGACATGCCGAAAACGCGATTATTCACATCGCCAACGTGACGATTCGGGCAAAGCGGGCGGAAATGCGGCCTGAGAAGTGGGACTTATACGACGTCTCGGGGACGGCTTGCCGAAACGATCCGCCGTTCTTGGAGGCTCGCACCCGGCACATCTCCGTGACGCCGGGAAAAGACGGTAAAGCGGTGCATCCGTCGATCTATGTCCTTGGCCATAAGCTGCTGACGCTGCCCGATCGATCGTTCAACTTGAATCCGAAAACGGAGGGATTCAATCCGCCCGCGATCTCCTACCGCCGCGGTTCGGGTTTGGGAGTCAACTTCACAAGCGGATTTCTTCTAAATCAGCAGACGAACCTGCTGGTAGCCGCGGCGGCGTTTCCCGACTCGCGGCCGGGGTACGGGGCCACCGTTACGCGAACGTTTCTGAAAGCCGACTCGATCGACAGCATCGTGACTCCGGCATCGGAGTTGGGGGAGCGGTTCCGGAACGGGTATTTGGAGAACATCCAGGTTCGAACGCCCGATCAGGAACGGCGCTCGATGCGGAATCTGAAGCGCTCGGTCGCCATCAGCAGCGTATGGAACCAAGGGGCGACCGCGACCGGCGACGACACGACTTACTCGAAGCCGCTGGAAGCGGTTTACGAACTCGGCGGAGGGATCGGCGACTACGGTTACCTCGGCCAGGTGAGGGCGCAAACGATCCGTCGCAACGGCGAGGCGATCCATACCCGGATGATTTTGAGCGGAAGCGCCGGCATCGCTCCGCGCCCAATCGGCAAGAACCTCGACCTGATCGGGCGGATTGATTCGAGCCTGTTCTTGGGCACGAACTTCGGGTGGGTTCGCGGCTCCGTCGGGGCGGTCTACACTCCGATTCCGCAGATCGCCTTGGCCGCCGGAGTTTTCGCTTCGCAGGAGGCCGGCAGCACTCCATTCTCGGTAGATCGACTTTACGCCAAGAACGGATTCGTGCTTCGGGCGGACTTCAATCTGGGGCCGACGAAGTTTAGCTTCATGCAGAAGTGGGATCGAAATTTGGGGAGGTTCGATCGGGAGTACACGGCTTCCCAGGTGGTCGGGTGCCTCGAACCGTTCGTGGCGTACCGGAAATATCCGAACGAATACAACCTCGGATTACGCTTCAGGTTGGACGAATTTTACGACGTGTTGCGCCGGCGCGACTTCAAACGGACTAAGCCGGTGAAGACGCAGGTGAGCCCGCAACCCGACGGAACCCTTAAGAGTGGGATTTAGTTTGGAACGAGCAGGTTATTGGGACCGTTATGTCCGATGGCGGCTCTCTGCACCGGCGGGGGCTCCGTGCCAGAATCAGGAAAACCCATGCGCTACTCCTTGGATGAGTCGAAGTGCCGTAACTTGGAGGTTTCCACTCGTCGAGAGTGGGTGCTGACGAATGGAACGGGTGCGTACGCGATGGGGACCGCAGGGGGGATCAACACTCGCCGTTACCATGGCCATCTGATCGCCGCGATTACTCCGCCAACGGGACGGATGCTGCTACTTGCCGCAGTCGACGCATTGGTACAGACCGACGGAAATCCGATGGGGATCAGCGCCAACCAATATCCGGGCGCGATTTATCCGGAGGGGTTCCACTATTTACGCGGCTTCTCGGTGGACGACCACGCCTGCTGGCGGTACCGGGCCGGAGGGGCGGAGGTGGTGAAGCGACTTGCGATCCATCCGCATGAAAATGCTTCCACGGTGGTCTACGAAAACGTGGGGACGATCCCTTTCAACCTGATCCTCCGCCCCCTGGTTTGTCACCGGGACCACCACGGCAATTTCTACGAGAATCCGCACTATCCCGACGACTTGGAATTTCTTCCCTCGGAGACGCAGGTGAAGTCGGGGGACGTATCGCTCTACCTGAGCCATGGAAACGGTGAACGGGTAGCGGTGCAAGGTTGGTACTACCGATTTGAGCACAACCGCGAATCCGACCGGGGCCTGGCCGATAAGGAAGATCTGTTCTGTCCGTGCGAGCTTCGGTACTACCTGAAGCCGGGTGAGAAGGCGACGATCGTCGCGGCGACCCGGCCAAGCGTCGAGCCGCTGCAGATCTCCGACGAAGAGGCGCTGCGAGACCTCCGACTTTCGGCGATGCTACGCGACGCCGCGGAACGGTTCTTTGTAAAGACCCACGACCGGTCCACGATTATCGCGGGGTATCCGTGGTTCACGGATTGGGGAAGGGACACGATGATCTCGATTCCGGGTCTCTGCCTCCATACCGGGAGAGTCACCGAGGCGCGCCAGATCTTATCGGACTTCTCGACTCAGCTTTACCACGGCCTGATTCCGAACCGGTTCGTTGAAGTTGGGGAGAGGCCCGACTACAACACCGTGGATGCGACCCTTTGGTTCGGGAACGCCATCTACAAGACGCTGATGGCGGAGTGGGACGAAGTCTTTGCCACCCGGATGCTGCCGGTTCTTCAGGAGGTTTATGATTGGCACGTCCGGGGAACCGAGTTCGGCATCCACGTCGATCCGTTTGATGGCTTGTTGACGCAGGGAGAACCCGGCGTCCAGCTCACTTGGATGGATGCGAAGGTGGGGGACTGGGTGGTGACGCCGCGGCATGGGAAGCCGATCGAGATCAACGGGCTGTGGATCAATCTCCTGCGTGTCCTCGAATGGTTGTCCGGGCGTCTGGGTCTCGACGGAACGAAGTACGGGACAGACGCGGAGCGGGCGGAGGAGAGTTTCAATCAGCGGTTTTGGCATGAGGGCCGCGGTCACTTCCTCGATACCGTCGACCCGACGGACGCCTCTCTTCGACCGAATCAGCTCATCGCAATGGCGCTACCGTTCTCGCCGGTGCAGGCGGACCGGGCGCAAAAAGCTTTGGAGGTCGTGGCGAGGGAATTGCTGACGCCGAACGGGATTCGAACGCTGGGGCCGGACGAGCCGGGATATCGGGGCGCTTACTCGGGTTCGCTACCGGAGTTGGATGCCTCCTACCATCAGGGGACGGCGTGGCCGTGGCTTCTGGGACCGTATGTAACGGCGTTGGTTCGTTTCACCGGTGACAAACAAGAGGCGAAACGGATCCTCCGCAACTCGCGAACGATGCTGGAGGAGTACGGCCTCGGCGGCATTGCCGAGGTATACGATGGCGACGAGCCGCAACACCCGGGCGGCTGTCCATGGCAAGCTTGGAGCGTTGCCGAAGTGCTCCGAGCGTGGGTCGAGGATGTGAGCGGCGACTAGGCGTTAACCGTTGGCCGGTTGAGTGGTGAGCTCGGCTTTACCTTCCTTGCTCCGTTCAGCTCGACGAGATCGCCCACGATCCTTCCGACCGTAAAGAAGACGGCGCCGAGGAATCCGAAGGCAAGAAGGCCGACGGTGAGCACGACCGCCATCAGGAGCAGAATCGGGATGAAGCCGGCGGGTACCGTGATGTACGCCAATGCGATAACCGCGGG
This window encodes:
- a CDS encoding RNA polymerase sigma factor, whose amino-acid sequence is MEVVEWDEGWEATLVVAARAGDLGAFDSLVRRYRPALVVLASQILRTRDQAEDAAQDAFLAAYAALPQLQDPSRFGAWLGTIARHRARRLAMGQRREVVPIDAVILSYTPALAEKAAANDDRKAIRCALDRLPGEILPVVELYYLDEWSVREIASLLDLPITTVKWRLHTGRKLLRNLLPDLEEENERELL
- a CDS encoding HD domain-containing protein — encoded protein: MRSDLESKIAAIAEMREAHLRALSERPGGVGWCVRHSDLADEIVRLLHEQLTDEFPELPPIAIIATGGYGRREMSPYSDIDLTVVPSDEAAPTLDQALRRLFQDLHWAFCTVLRLDVGYAYRLISDAPGLDAKTRTGLMDMRHIAGSYDVTRSLDRALSDTFVAGEFILAKISERETMFDKFNDSPYVVEPHLKEGAGGVRCFHCSNWIRNAIGDQPARPSEAFDTIVRYRNLLHLLAKKHQDFLSRQRQAEIADLIGMDVSVMMAEVVQAGDNLHAHYRRAREKLREGRFSLARNVLSVQGEARIVGTSDAGDAAVGIAIATRLGLEVSDLPIGQTEGLQGPAAVYAFSTGEKTLRNLDRCGLLEKLLPELTACRTLVPDDTVHTFTVFEHSLRVVRHLESLDPGTFLGDLMASVNDVEPLYLAALLHDVGKAIPERAHSEIGAEIAADLCRRWGLADGIGETVEWLVREHLTMARFIRVRDLENPDTVREFAEIVLDTTRLGLLTLLTWADVNAVGPGAWTPAQDTFLRELYRRTEAHLTSDSPPAPDPALYRQRLLRQLRSQATDPDQVNGFVESLPAYYLTSTPPDVIRLHMDFAQRAIQGAPTVELFHRSELSATEITVCTTDAPRLLTRLLGVLYAFDLSVTGIRASTTTTSPHVALDVFTVSFGGRPVPAATTKQVSAALLDVLEGRKTVEEILEARGKDPFRVQRIFTLTYVEGTPGILEIRAPRGRGMPYRFSRLIADQGWNVVSARVGQWAGNAAAAFYVLGPTGAPLTQEEVHRALGVER
- a CDS encoding zf-HC2 domain-containing protein — encoded protein: MRIRVFGCKKFSRLLSDRVDRDLSLPEARFLDRHREACPECRRQERSSDCALNMLRAAALEPEVAPMFEDRVIRRLRVQTVRESLNYWSPALVGAGIACVALFVALHLAATPASINRDYVPDGEAKRYVTPRTQPKLELDRIPTFVR
- a CDS encoding RNA polymerase sigma factor → MIEAKTTAALPVDTAAQERQWVGRCRTGDEVALGCLIARHRNRLVRTATNLLRDRHEAEDVAQESFLKAFREIAKLRDDRAFSGYLYRICVRLCMDRLRLKRAELVEFDAAQPHSGGTVENRVVIEKLLAQLPAELRTTLVLREMEQLSYEEVAEVMRVPIGTVRSRLHTARERFRKLWIEAVGE
- a CDS encoding amylo-alpha-1,6-glucosidase, translating into MRYSLDESKCRNLEVSTRREWVLTNGTGAYAMGTAGGINTRRYHGHLIAAITPPTGRMLLLAAVDALVQTDGNPMGISANQYPGAIYPEGFHYLRGFSVDDHACWRYRAGGAEVVKRLAIHPHENASTVVYENVGTIPFNLILRPLVCHRDHHGNFYENPHYPDDLEFLPSETQVKSGDVSLYLSHGNGERVAVQGWYYRFEHNRESDRGLADKEDLFCPCELRYYLKPGEKATIVAATRPSVEPLQISDEEALRDLRLSAMLRDAAERFFVKTHDRSTIIAGYPWFTDWGRDTMISIPGLCLHTGRVTEARQILSDFSTQLYHGLIPNRFVEVGERPDYNTVDATLWFGNAIYKTLMAEWDEVFATRMLPVLQEVYDWHVRGTEFGIHVDPFDGLLTQGEPGVQLTWMDAKVGDWVVTPRHGKPIEINGLWINLLRVLEWLSGRLGLDGTKYGTDAERAEESFNQRFWHEGRGHFLDTVDPTDASLRPNQLIAMALPFSPVQADRAQKALEVVARELLTPNGIRTLGPDEPGYRGAYSGSLPELDASYHQGTAWPWLLGPYVTALVRFTGDKQEAKRILRNSRTMLEEYGLGGIAEVYDGDEPQHPGGCPWQAWSVAEVLRAWVEDVSGD